A single region of the Leptolyngbya subtilissima AS-A7 genome encodes:
- the rpsF gene encoding 30S ribosomal protein S6: protein MTAYMYETMYILRPDLNDEAIDATIGKYQTMLKDQGASILETQHRGKRRLAYEINRHREGIYIQMNYTGPGGAIAPLERAMRLSEEVIRFLTVKQESDEPLPEAVEEPAEAVAAVAADDVTVATGEEE from the coding sequence ATGACAGCCTACATGTACGAGACAATGTACATCCTGCGCCCCGATCTAAATGATGAGGCGATTGATGCGACTATTGGCAAATATCAAACCATGCTGAAGGACCAGGGTGCTTCAATTTTGGAGACCCAGCACCGGGGCAAGCGCCGTCTGGCCTACGAAATTAATCGCCACCGCGAAGGCATCTATATTCAGATGAACTATACCGGGCCTGGGGGGGCGATCGCACCTCTCGAGCGCGCCATGCGTTTGAGTGAGGAAGTTATCCGCTTTCTGACCGTTAAGCAAGAGTCTGACGAACCTCTGCCTGAAGCGGTCGAAGAACCCGCTGAGGCCGTTGCCGCTGTTGCCGCTGACGACGTCACCGTCGCTACTGGCGAAGAAGAGTAG
- a CDS encoding photosystem I reaction center subunit II PsaD, translated as MTESLTGQTPIFGGSTGGLLTKAAVEEKYAITWTSPKKQVFEMPTGGAAFMNEGDNLLYLARKEQCLALSRQLRNRFKPRIENYKIYRVFPSGETQYLHPADGVFPEKVNEGRAAVGSIGRNIGANPDPSTIKFSGKTTYEV; from the coding sequence ATGACTGAATCGCTAACAGGTCAAACACCTATTTTTGGAGGCAGCACCGGCGGTCTCCTCACCAAGGCTGCTGTCGAAGAGAAATACGCCATTACCTGGACCAGCCCCAAGAAGCAGGTTTTTGAAATGCCCACCGGTGGCGCTGCCTTCATGAACGAAGGGGATAACCTTCTTTATCTGGCCCGCAAAGAGCAGTGCCTTGCCCTTAGCAGACAGCTGCGCAACAGATTTAAGCCCAGAATCGAAAACTACAAGATCTACCGCGTTTTCCCCAGCGGTGAAACCCAGTATCTGCACCCCGCCGACGGCGTCTTCCCTGAGAAGGTGAACGAGGGCCGCGCAGCCGTGGGCAGCATCGGTCGCAACATCGGGGCCAACCCCGACCCGTCCACCATCAAGTTTAGCGGTAAGACTACCTACGAGGTCTAG
- a CDS encoding potassium channel family protein codes for MYVLIGGAGMLGLDLAKTLLGEGHTVAVVDPDPLACQYAREKIGVMAFEGSAVNTTTLLEAGIRKADAVIAALPEDALNLAIVTLSKHYGVPQTVVRMSDRDFAEPYQLAGATHTVSTTELTINRIVNAIEYPQVEAMMHFEQGQVEVLKLPIPQQCTIVGRTVAEIAQDTRFPAGTLIIGYQAHPHEDLTIPNGSTVLESGSTILAVTKPGLVRQMLDFMGLCA; via the coding sequence ATGTACGTATTGATTGGCGGCGCTGGCATGTTGGGCCTTGACTTGGCCAAAACCTTGTTAGGAGAGGGGCATACCGTAGCCGTGGTCGACCCTGACCCGCTGGCCTGCCAATATGCCCGCGAAAAGATTGGCGTCATGGCCTTCGAGGGCAGTGCTGTGAATACCACTACTCTGCTGGAGGCGGGCATTCGCAAGGCTGATGCGGTGATTGCAGCCCTGCCCGAGGATGCTCTCAACCTGGCCATTGTCACGTTGTCGAAGCACTACGGGGTGCCCCAGACAGTGGTGCGTATGAGCGATCGCGATTTTGCTGAGCCCTACCAACTAGCTGGGGCGACCCACACCGTGAGCACCACCGAACTCACTATCAACCGCATTGTGAATGCTATTGAGTATCCCCAAGTGGAGGCCATGATGCATTTTGAGCAAGGCCAGGTGGAAGTGCTCAAGCTGCCCATTCCGCAGCAGTGCACCATTGTCGGTCGCACCGTGGCCGAAATTGCCCAAGATACTCGCTTTCCGGCAGGCACGCTAATCATCGGTTACCAGGCCCATCCCCACGAAGATTTGACCATTCCCAACGGCAGCACGGTGCTTGAGAGCGGCTCGACCATTCTGGCGGTGACTAAGCCCGGTCTAGTGCGACAGATGCTCGACTTCATGGGGCTCTGCGCCTGA
- a CDS encoding anthranilate synthase component I family protein — protein sequence MIFPAFEQFQTYATQGNFVPVYQEWLADLDTPVSAWYKVCAGQPYSFLLESVEGGESLGRYSFLGCDPLWVLESRGDQSTQTHRDGTVIDHQGNPFDTLADCLAPYQPVKLPALPPGIGGLFGFWGYELIRWIEPTVPIYPLNPDDLPDGLWMQVDSLLIFDQVQRKIWAVAYADLRHPGTDVQAAYEGACDRVQQLLHKLTLPLPPAQSALSWHPPHRDTPSVQYTSNRTPAEFCASVEQAKAHIQAGDIFQVVISQRLNTTYGGNPFDLYRSLRQINPSPYMCYFNFYDWQLIGSSPEVMVKATLADDPSQPRVATVRPIAGTRPRGKTAAEDVAYEQDLLADPKERAEHVMLVDLGRNDLGRVCLSGTVQVDELMVIERYSHVMHIVSNVVGHLSPSKTAWDLLKACFPAGTVSGAPKIRAMQIIHDLEPCRRGPYSGVYGYYDFEGQLNTAITIRTMVVRALPGGGHSVAVQAGAGLVADSIPESEYQETLNKARGMLEAIRCLS from the coding sequence ATGATTTTTCCAGCCTTTGAGCAGTTTCAAACCTACGCCACCCAGGGCAACTTTGTGCCCGTCTACCAAGAGTGGTTGGCCGATCTCGATACGCCAGTATCAGCTTGGTACAAAGTTTGTGCCGGACAGCCCTACAGCTTTTTGCTGGAGTCGGTAGAGGGAGGCGAAAGCCTGGGCCGCTACAGTTTTTTGGGCTGCGACCCACTGTGGGTGCTAGAAAGCCGGGGCGACCAGTCTACCCAAACCCACCGCGACGGCACCGTCATTGACCACCAGGGCAACCCCTTCGATACCCTGGCCGACTGCCTGGCCCCCTACCAGCCGGTGAAGCTGCCCGCCCTGCCCCCCGGCATCGGTGGCCTGTTTGGCTTCTGGGGCTACGAGCTGATCCGCTGGATTGAGCCCACGGTGCCCATTTACCCCCTCAACCCCGACGACCTGCCCGACGGTCTGTGGATGCAGGTGGATAGCCTGCTGATTTTTGACCAGGTACAGCGCAAAATCTGGGCAGTGGCTTATGCCGACCTGCGCCACCCCGGTACGGATGTGCAGGCGGCCTACGAGGGGGCCTGCGATCGCGTTCAGCAGCTGCTCCACAAGCTCACCTTGCCGCTACCCCCGGCCCAGTCTGCCCTGTCCTGGCACCCGCCCCACCGCGATACGCCCTCGGTCCAGTACACCAGCAATCGCACCCCGGCTGAGTTCTGCGCCAGCGTTGAGCAGGCCAAGGCCCATATCCAGGCTGGAGATATTTTTCAGGTCGTGATTTCTCAGCGGTTAAATACCACCTATGGGGGCAATCCATTCGATCTCTACCGCTCGCTGCGGCAGATCAATCCCTCCCCCTACATGTGCTACTTCAACTTTTACGACTGGCAGCTGATTGGCTCTAGCCCCGAAGTCATGGTTAAGGCTACCCTAGCCGACGACCCCAGTCAGCCCCGCGTGGCTACGGTGCGCCCTATCGCCGGCACCCGCCCCCGAGGCAAAACCGCCGCCGAAGACGTCGCCTACGAACAGGACCTGCTGGCTGACCCCAAAGAACGAGCTGAGCATGTCATGCTGGTCGATCTAGGCCGCAACGACTTGGGCCGCGTCTGTCTCAGCGGCACGGTGCAGGTCGACGAGCTGATGGTGATCGAGCGCTATTCTCACGTCATGCATATTGTCAGTAACGTGGTGGGTCACCTTAGCCCGAGCAAAACCGCCTGGGACCTACTCAAGGCCTGCTTTCCAGCGGGCACTGTCAGCGGTGCGCCCAAAATCCGCGCTATGCAGATCATTCATGACCTAGAGCCCTGCCGTCGTGGCCCCTACTCTGGGGTTTACGGCTACTACGATTTTGAGGGGCAGCTCAACACCGCCATTACCATTCGCACTATGGTGGTGAGGGCGCTGCCCGGGGGTGGTCACAGCGTTGCGGTGCAGGCCGGGGCCGGACTGGTGGCCGACTCTATCCCCGAATCAGAGTATCAAGAAACCCTAAACAAAGCCCGAGGCATGTTAGAAGCGATTCGATGCCTGAGCTAG
- a CDS encoding glucose 1-dehydrogenase has product MKGLVGKTALITGASSGIGQAIAIRLAEEGCNIVINYRSNPDAAEDTRRIAMEKACADVENCGVKALLLKGDVSKEEDAIALVQQTIEHFGQLDILINNAGVQADSPSEALEADSFDWVLGVNLRGAYLCARETIKHLLASDRPGSVINISSVHEIIPRPQYLSYSISKGGMGNMTRTLALEYAAKGIRVNGIGPGATVTPINDEWTDDPAKKAEVESHIPMGRAGTSEEMAAAVAFLASDEATYITGQTLYIDGGLTLYADFREAWSA; this is encoded by the coding sequence ATGAAAGGACTTGTTGGCAAAACCGCGCTGATCACTGGCGCTTCGTCAGGCATTGGCCAGGCGATCGCCATTCGCCTGGCGGAGGAGGGCTGCAATATTGTGATCAACTACCGCAGCAACCCCGATGCCGCTGAAGACACCCGCCGCATAGCCATGGAAAAAGCCTGCGCCGACGTAGAGAACTGTGGCGTCAAAGCGCTGCTGCTCAAAGGCGATGTCTCTAAAGAAGAAGATGCGATCGCCCTGGTGCAGCAGACCATCGAGCACTTCGGCCAACTCGACATCTTGATCAATAACGCTGGTGTTCAGGCTGACAGTCCATCGGAGGCGCTTGAAGCCGACAGCTTTGATTGGGTGTTAGGGGTCAACCTGCGGGGGGCCTACCTATGCGCTCGCGAAACCATTAAGCACCTGCTAGCCAGCGATCGCCCCGGCAGCGTCATCAATATTTCTAGCGTGCATGAGATCATTCCCCGACCCCAGTACCTCAGCTACTCCATCAGCAAAGGGGGCATGGGCAACATGACCCGCACTCTGGCTCTGGAATATGCGGCCAAGGGCATTCGAGTTAACGGCATTGGCCCCGGGGCCACCGTCACCCCCATCAATGACGAATGGACCGACGATCCCGCCAAAAAAGCTGAGGTCGAAAGCCACATTCCCATGGGTCGGGCCGGCACCAGCGAAGAAATGGCCGCCGCTGTAGCGTTTCTGGCCTCCGATGAGGCCACTTACATCACCGGGCAGACCCTCTACATCGATGGCGGTCTCACCCTCTACGCAGACTTCAGGGAAGCCTGGTCGGCCTAA
- a CDS encoding Npun_F5560 family protein translates to MAQSSYADMNEQQAEIARLESELAIRDQLVQQLSQELFRLVKGNTGFVPSPEMSEQHQAEMTALREQLRGVEKQIDFYQGQLEERDGEVLQLRQTVQELTDRTRMLEQVVQELPTVYRQKFADRMAAVKQRVAEIQRENRQLQAELQSVSYRLAMRTRRSQRLELPTLEQDGLDGISLPSF, encoded by the coding sequence GTGGCGCAGTCTTCATATGCTGATATGAACGAGCAGCAGGCAGAAATTGCCCGGCTCGAATCTGAGCTGGCCATTCGTGACCAGCTAGTGCAGCAGCTTTCTCAGGAACTGTTTCGCCTAGTGAAAGGCAACACTGGGTTTGTGCCCAGCCCCGAGATGTCTGAACAGCACCAGGCAGAGATGACCGCTCTGCGCGAACAGCTGCGGGGGGTTGAAAAGCAGATTGACTTTTACCAAGGGCAGCTGGAAGAACGTGACGGCGAAGTGCTGCAGCTGCGGCAAACGGTGCAGGAGTTGACCGATCGCACCCGCATGTTGGAGCAGGTCGTACAAGAACTTCCCACGGTCTATCGACAAAAGTTTGCTGACCGCATGGCGGCGGTTAAGCAGCGGGTAGCCGAAATTCAGCGCGAAAATCGTCAGCTTCAAGCCGAGCTTCAAAGCGTCAGCTACCGCTTGGCCATGCGTACCCGTCGTAGCCAGCGATTAGAGCTGCCTACCCTAGAGCAAGATGGCCTAGATGGCATCTCGCTACCATCGTTTTAA
- a CDS encoding cation:proton antiporter, which translates to MGTTLAMGLWLAEEPLEVGALANTTSDVTGLVNALIVLLLMATVVALITRRLRIPYVVGLVLAGLSITQSVLPESVGLNPEIILNLFLPILIFEAAINTDISRLRSTIKLIALIAGPGVLLAAMITAAILQWGLGLATITAAAIGVILTITDTVSVIAAFRTVPVPPRLATIVEGESLLNDGTALVLLGLITTVHTQGSFTVGEGLQQIVIAFVGGGVLGLGLGYLCVGLFQQLDDALSNILLTVAVSLGTFQIGHEIGVSSAIAVVVAGLVIGELGFRQTSASTKVTLLNFWEYAGFGVNTFIFLLVGIEVDPEVLLQTIPAALFAVLAYQTGRVLTTYPLLYLLRFFDRPLPLRWQHVLILGNVKGSLSMALALSLPADLPGRSQVVALVFSTVLVSLVGQGLTLPWLVKRLRLTIPSATRQHLETLQLNLIAAKAGQQELAALLQSGSLPKNLYEELFAAYQAQIASADRELRDFYNQRPLDDNAHLEDQSHLDGLRRRLYLAEKGAVNDALRKGLLSEETSQSYVRALNEKLLALKDD; encoded by the coding sequence ATGGGTACAACGTTAGCAATGGGTTTGTGGCTGGCCGAGGAGCCGTTGGAGGTAGGGGCACTGGCAAATACCACCAGCGACGTTACTGGCTTGGTCAATGCCCTGATCGTGCTGCTGCTGATGGCTACGGTCGTCGCCCTGATTACTCGCCGGCTGCGCATTCCCTACGTGGTGGGGCTGGTGCTGGCGGGGCTCAGCATTACTCAATCGGTGCTGCCGGAGTCAGTGGGGCTCAACCCGGAAATCATTCTCAACCTGTTTTTGCCCATTTTGATTTTTGAGGCGGCCATTAACACCGACATCAGTCGGCTGCGCAGCACCATTAAGCTGATTGCCTTGATCGCAGGGCCAGGGGTGCTGCTGGCCGCAATGATTACTGCGGCCATACTCCAGTGGGGACTGGGATTGGCAACCATTACCGCCGCCGCCATCGGCGTAATTTTGACCATTACCGACACGGTTTCGGTCATTGCCGCCTTTAGAACGGTGCCGGTGCCCCCTCGGCTGGCCACCATCGTAGAGGGCGAGAGCCTGCTGAATGACGGCACGGCCCTGGTGCTCTTGGGCCTGATCACCACCGTTCACACTCAGGGATCGTTCACGGTAGGGGAAGGGTTGCAGCAGATCGTTATCGCCTTTGTGGGAGGCGGGGTGCTGGGCCTAGGCCTGGGTTACCTGTGTGTGGGGCTATTTCAACAGCTCGACGATGCTCTCAGCAATATTTTGCTGACGGTGGCAGTATCCCTGGGCACGTTTCAGATTGGGCACGAAATCGGTGTATCGAGCGCGATCGCCGTCGTGGTCGCTGGGCTGGTGATTGGTGAATTGGGCTTTCGCCAGACCTCAGCCTCAACCAAGGTCACTCTGCTCAACTTTTGGGAGTATGCAGGCTTTGGGGTCAACACCTTTATCTTTTTGCTGGTGGGTATTGAGGTCGATCCAGAGGTGCTGCTGCAAACCATTCCAGCGGCACTGTTCGCGGTGCTGGCCTATCAAACCGGCCGCGTTCTGACGACCTACCCACTGCTGTACCTGCTGAGGTTTTTTGATCGCCCCCTGCCCCTGCGCTGGCAGCACGTGCTGATTTTGGGCAATGTCAAAGGGTCGTTGTCGATGGCGCTGGCACTGAGTTTGCCCGCCGATCTGCCGGGGCGATCGCAGGTGGTCGCCCTGGTATTCAGCACCGTATTGGTGTCGCTAGTGGGTCAAGGGCTAACCCTGCCATGGCTGGTGAAGCGGCTGCGCCTCACAATCCCCTCAGCAACCAGGCAACACCTCGAAACGCTACAGCTCAATCTGATTGCCGCCAAAGCGGGACAGCAAGAGCTAGCCGCCCTGCTGCAATCGGGCAGCCTGCCCAAAAACCTCTATGAAGAGTTGTTTGCCGCCTACCAAGCCCAGATTGCTAGCGCCGACCGCGAGCTGCGTGACTTCTACAACCAGCGCCCCCTTGACGACAACGCCCACCTCGAAGACCAAAGTCATCTAGACGGGCTGCGCCGCCGCCTTTATCTAGCTGAGAAGGGGGCCGTCAACGACGCCCTGCGCAAAGGATTGTTATCTGAAGAGACCAGCCAGTCCTACGTTAGGGCCCTCAACGAAAAGCTGCTCGCCCTGAAAGATGACTGA
- a CDS encoding Tic20 family protein: MTWSSSPNPTILDRILAALPYILPVTAGLPYGLQLISQFPVFGFLLLPLSPLIAVYGTLESTIPFFGLIVFFALILLVVRNENISRFIRFNTMQAILLSIILAVFSLILSLLDPSLFGELLFSTLSNMLFLGMLISVGYSLVQTFRGLYAEIPTISEAVHMQVR, from the coding sequence TGGATCGCATTCTGGCGGCCCTGCCCTATATTTTGCCGGTTACGGCTGGGCTACCCTACGGCCTTCAGCTAATCAGCCAGTTTCCGGTGTTTGGGTTTTTGCTGCTGCCCCTGTCTCCCCTAATTGCCGTCTATGGCACCCTAGAAAGCACAATTCCCTTCTTTGGGCTAATCGTGTTTTTTGCGTTAATCTTGCTGGTTGTGCGCAACGAAAACATCAGCCGATTTATTCGCTTCAACACTATGCAAGCGATTTTGCTAAGCATCATTTTGGCGGTGTTTAGCCTCATTCTCAGCCTGCTAGACCCTAGCCTGTTCGGGGAACTGCTGTTTAGCACACTGTCCAATATGTTGTTTCTCGGCATGTTGATTTCGGTTGGCTACTCTTTGGTGCAGACCTTCCGGGGTCTCTATGCCGAGATTCCAACGATTTCCGAGGCTGTGCACATGCAGGTGCGCTAG
- a CDS encoding fumarylacetoacetate hydrolase family protein translates to MAQRYVRVQSQTGQLHYGLLRPDRSVQVLDAPPWLQGQPTEVELLPGSYDLLAPCAPSKVVAVGKNYAAHAAEMGTEAPPEPLLFIKPSTAVTATGAPIYYPPQSTQVDYEGELAVVIGDRCAHVPPEAARAKIWGYTIANDVTARDLQKRDSQWTRAKGFDTFCPLGPWIVRELSAGALLQTFLNGQAAPVQSASIEEMIYSPDYLVAYISEIMTLLPGDVILTGTPAGVGPLRVGDQIRVEIEGIGALENTVALRP, encoded by the coding sequence ATGGCGCAACGCTACGTTAGGGTTCAGTCTCAAACCGGGCAACTGCATTATGGCCTGCTGCGCCCCGATCGCAGTGTGCAGGTGCTAGATGCACCCCCCTGGTTACAGGGACAGCCTACCGAGGTCGAGCTATTGCCCGGCAGCTATGACCTGCTGGCCCCCTGTGCTCCTTCTAAGGTAGTGGCTGTGGGGAAAAACTATGCCGCCCACGCCGCCGAGATGGGTACCGAAGCCCCGCCCGAACCCCTGCTATTTATCAAACCCTCGACGGCGGTTACCGCCACTGGGGCTCCCATCTACTACCCGCCCCAATCGACCCAAGTCGATTACGAAGGCGAGTTGGCCGTGGTAATCGGCGATCGCTGCGCCCATGTACCGCCCGAAGCCGCCCGCGCCAAAATTTGGGGCTACACCATCGCCAACGACGTTACCGCCCGTGACCTGCAAAAGCGCGACAGCCAGTGGACCCGCGCCAAGGGTTTTGATACCTTTTGCCCCCTCGGCCCCTGGATTGTGCGGGAGCTCAGCGCTGGAGCGCTGCTTCAAACCTTTCTCAACGGCCAAGCAGCACCCGTACAGTCAGCCTCGATCGAAGAAATGATCTATAGCCCTGACTATCTGGTGGCCTACATCAGCGAGATCATGACTCTGCTGCCCGGAGACGTGATCCTAACGGGTACCCCAGCCGGGGTCGGTCCGCTTAGGGTTGGTGACCAGATCAGAGTAGAAATCGAAGGTATTGGCGCGCTCGAGAATACTGTGGCTTTGCGCCCCTAG
- a CDS encoding S-layer homology domain-containing protein: MPSTYRPRWCSLVPAGLLVIATGLTLIAWTSKQPIDAGAALIPATSPVPVRGLKRLFRRHPQPLPLTVPPPVIPQPLPPQQAWPELPLVQAQPKFNDLNRAHWAWPLLADLAQRDLVSGFPDGTFRPRAAMTRAEFAAQLAQLFNLPPAHSSLPVQTSYSDLKPDHWAYRSVQKSVNMGFLSGHPEGDFLPDQPISRIQVITALADGLALTSSRAATEALVPYTDREQVPVWAIRQLVAATEAGLVVNYPEITTLAPNRPASRAEVAAMLHRSLVYTGSLQAIPSPYIVEKAKLPSWHSDKP; the protein is encoded by the coding sequence ATGCCGTCAACTTATCGCCCGCGGTGGTGCTCGCTGGTGCCCGCCGGGCTGTTGGTGATCGCCACCGGCCTAACCCTCATTGCCTGGACCAGCAAACAACCCATAGACGCTGGCGCCGCGTTGATACCAGCAACTAGTCCTGTGCCAGTGCGGGGCCTCAAGAGGCTGTTTCGTCGCCACCCTCAACCGTTGCCACTGACAGTGCCGCCCCCAGTGATACCTCAGCCCCTGCCGCCCCAGCAAGCCTGGCCCGAACTACCGCTGGTGCAGGCCCAGCCCAAATTTAACGACCTCAACAGGGCTCACTGGGCCTGGCCGCTGCTGGCCGACCTGGCCCAGCGGGATTTGGTGTCGGGTTTTCCCGACGGCACCTTTCGCCCCAGGGCGGCAATGACGCGAGCTGAATTTGCCGCCCAGCTGGCCCAGCTCTTTAATCTCCCCCCCGCTCACTCCTCGCTTCCGGTGCAGACCTCATACTCAGATTTGAAGCCAGACCACTGGGCCTACAGGAGCGTGCAAAAGTCAGTAAACATGGGGTTTCTCAGCGGCCATCCAGAAGGAGACTTCCTGCCCGACCAACCGATCAGCCGCATTCAAGTGATCACGGCCCTGGCTGATGGGCTAGCGTTAACGTCTAGCCGCGCCGCCACCGAAGCGTTGGTGCCCTACACCGATCGAGAGCAGGTACCAGTTTGGGCGATTCGTCAGCTAGTCGCAGCTACTGAAGCAGGCCTAGTGGTTAACTATCCAGAAATTACTACGCTGGCCCCCAACCGCCCCGCTAGCCGAGCCGAAGTGGCCGCCATGCTGCATCGATCGCTGGTCTACACAGGCAGTCTGCAAGCCATACCCTCGCCTTACATTGTGGAAAAGGCCAAGCTGCCATCATGGCATAGCGATAAGCCTTAG